The sequence below is a genomic window from Flavobacterium keumense.
AGGTCCACAAGGCCCTTGGTCACCCATTTCCCAGAAATTGTCTTTTTTATTTCCTAAAATAATGCGGTCTTCATCAATCAATTCCTTCCATAAATCCCAAGCCTCTTGATCAAAAGGTACATTTTCGTCTGGATTTCCTTCAAAAACAGAAACGTACAAATTTTCTTTTGGAATTTTATACACTTCAGTCAATAATTCCCAAGCCCAGTTGATGGCTTCTTTCTTGAAATAATCACCAAAAGACCAGTTCCCTAACATTTCAAACATAGTGTGGTGGTAGGTATCAAAACCTACATCCTCTAAATCGTTATGTTTTCCAGAAACACGAAGACATTTTTGCGTATCGGCTATACGTTGACTTTTTGGGGTTCCATTACCTAAAAAGTATTCTTTGAACTGCGCCATTCCTGAATTATTAAACATCAGGGTAGGATCGTCCTTTAGAACGATAGGTGCTGAAGGAACTATTAAGTGTCCTTTGCTTTGAAAAAAGTCCAAAAATTGTTTACGTACGTCGTGTGATTTCATTTGTATTGTTTATTCGTTTATTAGGTTAATGTTTAATTGGTTTTCGTATAAACGAATAACCAAATCGACACATCAACTTTTTTATTATCAAAAAAGAAGCGAACCAATGAAACATTTATTAAATTTGTTCGTCTAACTTTTTTACGAAGTGCAAAAATAGGGTATTTTAAAATATGTCGAAAGTAAAATATTATTACGATTCTGAAAATCTGGCGTATCGAAAAATAAAAACAAAAAAAGCGAAGAAAATTGGCGTTGTTTTATTGTTTTTAGTTGCTTCGGCCTTGTTTGGATTTTTGATGTTTGTGATTTTATTGAACACTCCTTATTTTGAAACTCCAAAAGACCGTTTACAGGCTCGTGAAATTGACAATTTGAAATTGCATTATGCCATTTTAAATAAAAAAATAGACGAATTAAATGCTGTCACAGCAGCTATTGAAGATCGCGACAACAATTTATACCGTACGTATTTCAACACCGCACCTATTTCTGATGAAGAAAGAAAAGCGGGTTTTAAAAGCAAAAACAAGTATGCCGAATTGGAAGGTTTTGACAATTCAGCATTGGTAAAAAACACAACAGAACGCGTAGATATTTTGTCAAAAGCATTGGCTATTCAATCAAAATCTTTAGATGAAATATTACAGTTAGCTAAAGCAAAAGACCATTTATTGAGTGCCATTCCTGCCATTCAGCCTGTCAAAAATGAAAATTTAAAACGAATGGCGTCAGGTTTTGGCTACCGTTCTGATCCGTTTACGAAAGTGCGAAAAATGCACGAAGGAATGGACTTTACTGCCAAAACAGGCACCCCAATTTATGCCACCGGTGATGGTGTCGTGGCTAAAGCTGACAACACGGCCTCTGGTTTTGGGAATCATATTGTGATTCGGCACGGTTATGGTTATGAAACCTTGTATGCGCATTTAAGCAAATACAAAGCGCGTGCGGGACAAAGAGTGAAAAGAGGAGACATCATCGGGTATGTGGGTAGCACTGGACGATCGGAAGCGCCTCACCTACATTATGAAGTTCATAAAAATAATA
It includes:
- a CDS encoding M23 family metallopeptidase; this translates as MSKVKYYYDSENLAYRKIKTKKAKKIGVVLLFLVASALFGFLMFVILLNTPYFETPKDRLQAREIDNLKLHYAILNKKIDELNAVTAAIEDRDNNLYRTYFNTAPISDEERKAGFKSKNKYAELEGFDNSALVKNTTERVDILSKALAIQSKSLDEILQLAKAKDHLLSAIPAIQPVKNENLKRMASGFGYRSDPFTKVRKMHEGMDFTAKTGTPIYATGDGVVAKADNTASGFGNHIVIRHGYGYETLYAHLSKYKARAGQRVKRGDIIGYVGSTGRSEAPHLHYEVHKNNKAVNPLNFYYGNISAVEYVAISKVANQENQSLD